One Podarcis raffonei isolate rPodRaf1 chromosome 3, rPodRaf1.pri, whole genome shotgun sequence genomic region harbors:
- the PAQR8 gene encoding membrane progestin receptor beta, whose amino-acid sequence MTAILERISTLSVSGQQLRRLPKLLEEGFPKMPGTVKESDVPQLFREPYIQAGYRPTGQHWRYYFFSLFQKHNEVVNVWTHLLAALAVLLRFNVFAEAEELTLEVQSLPLFLFVLSSVTYLTCSLLAHLLQSKSEMFHYTFYFVDYVGVSVYQYGSALAHFYYSSDQAWYDKFWLFFLPAAAFCGWLSCAGCCYAKYRYRRPYPVMRKVCQVIPAGLAFILDISPVAHRVVMCHLEGCEETAAWYHTFQILFFLVSAYFFSCPVPEKYFPGSCDIVGHAHQIFHAFLAICTLSQQEAIFLDYKNRRDIFRRRHGPLSVILSCGSFFGLVACSAVTAHLLQRRIRVELAIKES is encoded by the coding sequence ATGACAGCCATCCTGGAACGGATCAGCACCTTGTCCGTCAGTGGACAGCAACTCCGCCGACTCCCAAAGCTCTTAGAAGAAGGCTTCCCCAAGATGCCTGGCACCGTCAAAGAATCGGATGTCCCTCAGCTCTTCCGGGAGCCGTACATCCAAGCTGGGTATCGCCCCACAGGGCAGCATTGGCGCTACTACTTCTTCAGCCTCTTCCAGAAGCACAACGAGGTGGTGAACGTCTGGACCCACCTGCTGGCCGCTTTGGCTGTGCTGCTGAGGTTTAATGTTTTTGCGGAAGCAGAGGAGTTGACTTTGGAAGTCCAGTCCCTGCCCCTCTTCCTCTTCGTCCTCTCCTCTGTCACGTATCTCACTTGCAGCCTCTTGGCTCATCTCTTGCAGTCCAAGTCCGAGATGTTCCACTACACCTTCTACTTTGTGGACTACGTTGGGGTCAGCGTCTACCAGTACGGAAGTGCCCTGGCCCATTTCTATTACAGCTCTGATCAAGCCTGGTATGACAAGTTCTGGCTCTTCTTCCTGCCGGCGGCTGCCTTCTGTGGGTGGCTGTCCTGCGCCGGCTGCTGCTACGCCAAGTACCGCTACCGACGCCCTTACCCCGTCATGAGGAAGGTGTGCCAGGTGATCCCAGCAGGGCTGGCCTTCATCTTGGACATCAGCCCCGTGGCGCACCGTGTGGTCATGTGCCACCTTGAAGGTTGCGAGGAGACGGCTGCCTGGTACCACACCTTCCAGATACTTTTCTTCCTCGTCAgtgcttatttcttctcctgcccGGTTCCCGAGAAGTACTTCCCAGGTTCCTGCGACATTGTTGGCCATGCCCACCAGATCTTCCACGCCTTCCTGGCCATCTGCACACTCTCCCAGCAGGAAGCCATCTTCCTGGATTACAAGAACAGGCGAGACATCTTCCGCAGGCGGCATGGACCCCTCTCCGTCATTCTGTCCTGCGGCTCCTTCTTTGGCTTAGTGGCTTGCAGTGCTGTCACCGCACACCTCCTGCAGCGCAGGATCAGGGTGGAGCTGGCCATAAAGGAATCCTGA